In the Sphingobacterium sp. PCS056 genome, ATCTTTTTTGACTTTTGTTTCGATAGTCGCTGCTTTTAGATAATGTGTTTTGGGGTTTAACAGGTATTGTCCTGTCACTGAACCAATGGATTGTCCTTCAGCATTGATCTGACCTTCGGTAGTGATGGAGATACCATCAGCGGAGATGCTTTTAAGGGTATACGTTTGTTCTATTGGACCCAAAGCTTTATTATTGGAGATTGCTTTCCATTGTTCGCCCACCTTCAACTCCTTGCTCGGATATTCAAAAGCTGCTTCCTTCAACATATTCGGGTCAAAGAGATCATTGCCATCAGGAGCATCTTCGACATCTTTTACTTTTCCGTCCAAACTCATGACTGCTATAATTGGATTTTCCAGCATGGTTTTAACTTTTTCATGGATCTGTTTTGAAAACTCGTTAGCATCTGGATTTTTTGAATCATAGTTGATGGTCATCATACCTGCATCCATGGCCATGATCATCTCCGTAAATTTTGTTGAATACGTTATTGTGCTATCTGTGGCTGCCGTATTTGTCGTTAATGATAGCATAGTCGCATCAATCATAGTGCTTTGGGCTCCAGCATTGACATCTATTGTCATGTGCAATTTTTGCGCAATTGGATTATTAAGATCAGGCTTTAGCTTGAGTAATACTTTGTCTTGAGCATTAGAGGTCGTTATCAAGAAGAACGACAAAAATGCAAGTGAGAGTGGTTTGATCATGTAAAATTAGTTAGTATAATAAACCCTAAATTAAAAAAGTCCTTTGGTATACCAAAGGACTTTTTTAATTTAAGCAATATAAATGCTTTTATTTTTTGATGTAGGCAACTTCTTTTACAGCTTTTACCACTTTAGCTACACTTGGAAGTGCTGCTTCAATTAATGTTGCTGCATATGGAAGAGGTACGTCTGCTGCTGTAATACGAACAATCGGAGCATCTAGGTAATCAAATGCATTGCGTTGTACAGCATATGTAATTTCAGATGAAATTGATGCTAAAGGCCAAGCTTCTTCTACAATAACCAAACGATTTGTTTTCTTAACAGACTCAATAATCGTTGGGTAGTCAATAGGGCGTACAGAGCGTAAGTCAATTACTTCCACATTGATACCTTCTTTTGTCAATTCTTCGACAGCAGGTAATACAACACGTGGAACCATTTTACCGAAAGAAACGATGGTGACATCAGCACCTT is a window encoding:
- a CDS encoding DUF6263 family protein, which codes for MIKPLSLAFLSFFLITTSNAQDKVLLKLKPDLNNPIAQKLHMTIDVNAGAQSTMIDATMLSLTTNTAATDSTITYSTKFTEMIMAMDAGMMTINYDSKNPDANEFSKQIHEKVKTMLENPIIAVMSLDGKVKDVEDAPDGNDLFDPNMLKEAAFEYPSKELKVGEQWKAISNNKALGPIEQTYTLKSISADGISITTEGQINAEGQSIGSVTGQYLLNPKTHYLKAATIETKVKKDDIDVTSKIEIL